A genomic window from Candidatus Denitrolinea symbiosum includes:
- a CDS encoding methionine synthase: MTRKYTNRRYLDALENKVLVFDGAMGTSLQNQNLTAEHFGGEQYNGCNDYLVISYPEAVEKVHRSFLEVGVDVLETDTFRSNRITMAEYGLQDRVLEINETAARLARRLADEYSVQDTSYTLRDNVSRNSYPVSPHPRFVAGSIGPSGKLPSANDPDLSNVTFDELVDVFREQAVGLIRGGVDVLLIETSQDILEVKAAIIGLHKAMDETQVHLPIQAQVTLDTTGRMLLGTDINASLAILEGMGIDVIGLNCSTGPEHMREPIRILGENSTLPVSCIPNAGLPLNVDGQAVYPLEPEPFANDLYEFVTKHNISIVGGCCGTTPAHLKLLVDKLRDTPHAPRPLHSTPQLASAMSALSMRQEPPPTLLGERCNAQGSRKFKRMLLEEDYDGILGIAREQVDGGAHALDISCAVTERPDEAELMRKVVKKLEMGVDVPLVIDSTELDVLEIALKTAPGRCLINSTHLEAGRSKADKVFALAKQHNAAVIVLTIDENGMAKTREKKLEVAKHIYDIAVNDHGLKPEDLVYDTLTFTLATGDQEFVESAIETIEGIRLIKQNLPGVMASLGVSNLSFGFAQHARPVLNSVMLYHCVQAGLDMAIVNPTHVTPYPDISQEEKDLAEDLIFNRRADALQRYIEHYENVTPSAESALADPTEGMTPEQRLHWKIVHRKKDGVEADIDEIIFRQVDTYASTQVESDNASRLTDDVTRNPYPVSPASPHSIRSTQHAIAVHTLNNVLLPAMKEVGDKFGAGELILPFVLQSAEVMKKTVAHLENYLEKKEGVSKGKVVIATVYGDVHDIGKNLVKTILSNNGYDVIDLGKQVPAETIITKAVEADATAIGLSALLVSTSKQMPLIVNELHRRGHHIPVIIGGAAINRRFGRRILQTESGDFYDSGVFYCKDAFEGLETMDALIDGEKRSNLLAKARRESEIELGRAVAQSSITNHQLQRSSIQPSPIQHPKKWGVRVVKDMPLEMVFKHLSLNELYRLSWGAKNTHGAEWDKLKAEYDARLDRMKREAMRAGWLKPQAVYGYFPCQADGDDLIIYDPQLITNIVPVGDYQSPITRFTFPRQNFDDRLCLADYFAPVASGQMDVVALQVVTVGHAATELIDRLNAQGDYTDSYFTHGLSVQTAEATADYIHTHIRRELGLAADQGKRYSWGYPAIPELEDHRKVFELLPVRQELGMDLTSACQLMPEQSTAAIVVHHKDATYYNVGDSRIEQLMK; encoded by the coding sequence ATGACTCGCAAATACACCAACCGCCGTTACCTTGACGCCCTCGAAAACAAAGTCCTCGTCTTCGACGGCGCGATGGGAACGAGCCTGCAAAACCAAAATCTGACTGCCGAACACTTCGGCGGCGAACAATACAACGGATGCAACGACTACCTCGTCATCTCGTATCCCGAAGCCGTGGAAAAAGTCCATCGCTCCTTCCTCGAAGTCGGCGTGGACGTCCTCGAAACGGACACCTTCCGCTCCAACCGCATCACGATGGCGGAATACGGACTGCAAGACCGCGTGCTGGAGATCAATGAAACAGCCGCGAGGCTTGCGCGGAGGCTGGCTGATGAATACTCGGTACAAGATACAAGTTACACGTTACGTGATAACGTATCTCGTAACTCGTATCCCGTATCCCCGCATCCTCGCTTCGTCGCTGGCTCCATCGGCCCCTCTGGCAAACTCCCCTCCGCCAACGACCCCGACCTCTCCAACGTCACCTTCGACGAACTCGTGGACGTATTCCGCGAGCAGGCTGTCGGTCTGATCCGAGGCGGCGTGGACGTCCTGCTCATAGAAACCTCGCAAGACATCCTCGAAGTCAAAGCCGCCATCATCGGTCTGCACAAAGCCATGGACGAGACTCAAGTCCACTTGCCGATTCAGGCTCAAGTCACGCTCGACACGACAGGTCGCATGTTGCTCGGCACCGACATCAACGCGTCGCTCGCCATCCTTGAAGGCATGGGCATTGACGTCATCGGTCTCAACTGCTCCACAGGACCCGAACACATGCGCGAGCCCATCCGCATCCTCGGCGAAAATTCCACGCTCCCCGTTTCGTGCATCCCCAACGCGGGGCTTCCGCTCAACGTGGACGGGCAAGCCGTCTATCCGCTCGAACCCGAACCGTTTGCGAACGACCTCTACGAATTCGTCACCAAGCACAACATCTCGATTGTGGGCGGATGCTGTGGGACGACTCCCGCGCACCTCAAACTTTTGGTGGACAAACTACGGGACACGCCTCACGCCCCACGCCCGCTTCATTCGACGCCTCAGCTTGCCTCTGCCATGTCAGCCTTGTCCATGCGTCAAGAGCCTCCGCCCACCCTGCTCGGCGAACGATGCAACGCGCAAGGCTCGCGCAAGTTCAAGCGGATGCTGCTCGAAGAAGATTACGACGGCATTTTAGGAATCGCTCGCGAACAAGTGGACGGCGGCGCGCACGCCCTCGACATTTCCTGCGCCGTCACCGAACGCCCCGACGAAGCCGAACTCATGCGCAAGGTCGTCAAGAAACTTGAAATGGGCGTGGACGTTCCGCTTGTAATTGATTCCACCGAACTCGACGTTCTCGAAATCGCATTGAAGACCGCGCCTGGGCGTTGTCTCATCAACTCGACTCATCTCGAAGCGGGTCGTTCCAAAGCGGATAAAGTTTTCGCATTGGCAAAACAACACAACGCCGCCGTCATCGTGCTGACGATTGACGAGAACGGCATGGCAAAGACGCGCGAGAAAAAACTCGAAGTCGCCAAGCACATCTACGACATCGCCGTCAACGATCATGGACTCAAGCCCGAAGATTTGGTCTACGACACGTTGACCTTCACACTGGCAACAGGCGACCAGGAGTTTGTCGAATCCGCCATCGAAACCATCGAAGGGATTCGCCTCATCAAGCAGAATCTTCCAGGCGTCATGGCGTCGCTCGGCGTGAGCAACCTGTCCTTTGGCTTTGCCCAACATGCCCGCCCCGTGCTGAACTCGGTCATGCTCTATCACTGCGTGCAAGCAGGCTTGGACATGGCGATTGTGAATCCCACCCACGTTACTCCCTACCCCGATATTTCACAAGAAGAAAAAGACCTCGCCGAAGACCTCATCTTCAACCGCCGCGCCGACGCGCTGCAACGCTACATCGAACACTACGAAAACGTCACGCCGAGCGCCGAATCCGCTCTCGCCGATCCCACCGAAGGCATGACCCCCGAACAACGCCTCCACTGGAAAATCGTCCACCGCAAAAAGGATGGCGTCGAGGCGGATATTGATGAGATAATTTTTAGACAGGTAGACACGTATGCAAGTACACAAGTCGAATCAGATAACGCCTCACGCCTCACGGACGATGTAACTCGTAACCCGTATCCCGTATCCCCCGCCTCGCCTCACTCAATACGCAGTACGCAGCACGCAATAGCGGTCCACACCCTCAACAACGTCCTCCTCCCCGCCATGAAAGAAGTCGGCGACAAATTCGGCGCGGGCGAGCTGATTCTGCCCTTCGTGCTTCAATCCGCTGAAGTGATGAAGAAAACAGTCGCCCATCTCGAAAATTATTTGGAGAAAAAAGAAGGCGTCAGCAAAGGCAAAGTTGTGATCGCCACCGTCTACGGCGACGTGCATGACATCGGCAAGAACCTCGTCAAGACGATTCTCTCCAACAACGGCTATGACGTGATTGACTTGGGCAAGCAGGTCCCTGCCGAGACGATCATCACCAAAGCCGTCGAAGCGGACGCGACCGCAATTGGTTTGTCCGCGTTGCTCGTGTCCACCTCCAAGCAGATGCCGCTTATCGTCAACGAACTCCATCGTCGCGGACATCACATCCCCGTCATCATCGGCGGCGCGGCCATCAACCGTCGCTTCGGACGCCGCATCCTCCAAACCGAAAGCGGGGATTTCTACGACTCAGGCGTCTTCTACTGCAAAGACGCGTTCGAGGGACTTGAAACAATGGACGCGCTGATAGACGGCGAGAAGCGCTCCAATCTGCTCGCGAAGGCCCGCCGCGAATCTGAAATTGAACTCGGCCGCGCTGTCGCCCAATCTTCAATTACCAATCACCAATTACAGCGTTCCTCAATTCAGCCATCACCCATCCAGCATCCAAAAAAATGGGGCGTGCGTGTTGTCAAAGATATGCCGCTGGAGATGGTCTTCAAACACCTCAGTCTCAACGAGTTGTATCGTCTCTCGTGGGGCGCAAAGAACACGCACGGCGCCGAATGGGACAAACTCAAAGCCGAATATGACGCCCGTCTCGACCGCATGAAGCGCGAAGCCATGCGCGCTGGCTGGCTCAAACCGCAGGCTGTGTATGGTTATTTTCCGTGTCAAGCGGATGGTGATGACCTCATTATCTACGACCCTCAATTAATTACCAACATCGTCCCCGTTGGGGATTACCAATCACCAATTACTAGATTCACCTTCCCCCGTCAAAACTTCGACGACCGTCTCTGCCTCGCCGATTACTTCGCGCCCGTCGCCTCGGGGCAGATGGACGTGGTCGCCCTCCAGGTTGTGACCGTCGGGCACGCCGCCACCGAACTCATAGACCGCCTGAACGCCCAGGGCGATTACACTGACAGTTACTTCACCCACGGCCTCAGCGTCCAGACCGCCGAAGCGACGGCGGATTACATCCACACCCACATCCGCCGCGAACTCGGTCTCGCCGCGGACCAGGGCAAACGCTACTCGTGGGGCTACCCCGCCATCCCCGAACTCGAAGACCATCGCAAGGTATTCGAACTGCTGCCCGTCCGCCAGGAACTCGGCATGGACCTGACCTCCGCCTGCCAGTTAATGCCCGAACAATCCACCGCCGCGATCGTCGTCCATCACAAGGACGCTACTTATTACAACGTGGGCGATTCGCGTATCGAGCAGTTGATGAAGTAG
- a CDS encoding bifunctional homocysteine S-methyltransferase/methylenetetrahydrofolate reductase has translation MDFLKTLSSRTLLADGAMGTMLHARGVGFDKCFDELNLSNPGAVAEIHREYIEAGAQLVITNTFGANRFKLTKHGLASQTADINRAGVELARRVVTDSARDVLVAGDVGPLGVRIAPFGRVQPDLARAAFAEQISALADAGADLIVIETMTDLYEIKEAIRAARETRALPVVASVTFTRDDRTILGDDPAKVARTLAEAGADVIGVNCSGGPAQLLRILKAMVAAVGADLGVRPSLGVHPSLGVHPSLGVHPSPRVRPSLGVRPSPRVRPYFWVKPNAGWPEQVGGRIMYPADADYFGEYALSFREAGANVVGGCCGTTPAHIASMRRALDSAAAPAPLTAIPLPVEEEALEGAAAESELAQKLSAGKFVVSVEMDPPRGLSTHKLIAGASLLADAGADVINVADSPMARMRMSAWAVCDVVQRRVGVETTLHFPTRGRNLLRVQGDLLAAHALGIRNVFVVMGDPTSIGDYPEAMDNYDLVPSGLIKLIKQGFNAGVDHSGTSIGQPTNFFVGAALNLCPPDLANEFKNLTRKAKAGADYFLTQPIYRAEDGEEFLSKYEGRHGALNKPVLVGILPLVSVKHANFLNHEVPGISIPDEAIARLEAAGEDAAKVGVELAVELIEKVKPWAQGIYVMPQFHRYDLVAEVVERVRG, from the coding sequence ATGGACTTCTTAAAAACATTATCTTCCCGCACCCTCCTCGCCGACGGCGCCATGGGCACCATGCTCCACGCGCGCGGCGTCGGCTTCGACAAATGCTTCGACGAGCTCAACCTCTCCAACCCGGGCGCCGTCGCCGAGATCCACCGCGAATACATCGAAGCGGGCGCGCAGCTCGTCATCACCAACACCTTCGGCGCGAACCGCTTCAAATTGACCAAACACGGACTCGCCAGCCAGACGGCGGACATCAACCGCGCTGGCGTGGAACTCGCCCGACGCGTCGTGACCGACTCCGCGCGGGACGTCCTCGTCGCGGGCGACGTCGGTCCCCTCGGCGTGCGCATCGCCCCGTTCGGACGCGTCCAACCCGACCTGGCGCGGGCCGCGTTCGCCGAGCAGATCTCCGCGCTGGCCGACGCGGGCGCGGACCTCATCGTCATCGAGACCATGACCGACCTCTACGAGATCAAGGAGGCGATCCGCGCCGCGCGAGAGACGCGCGCGTTGCCCGTCGTCGCCTCCGTGACGTTCACGCGCGACGATCGGACCATCCTCGGCGACGACCCCGCCAAAGTCGCGCGGACGTTGGCCGAGGCCGGCGCGGACGTGATCGGCGTCAACTGTTCGGGAGGCCCCGCGCAATTGTTGCGAATTTTGAAAGCGATGGTAGCCGCAGTAGGGGCGGACCTGGGTGTCCGCCCCTCCCTGGGTGTCCACCCCTCCCTGGGTGTCCACCCCTCCCTGGGTGTCCACCCCTCCCCGCGTGTCCGCCCCTCCCTGGGTGTCCGCCCCTCCCCGCGTGTCCGCCCGTACTTCTGGGTGAAGCCGAACGCGGGCTGGCCCGAGCAGGTCGGCGGGCGGATCATGTACCCCGCGGACGCAGACTATTTCGGCGAGTACGCGCTGTCGTTCCGCGAGGCGGGGGCGAACGTGGTCGGCGGGTGCTGCGGGACGACGCCCGCGCACATCGCGTCCATGCGGCGCGCGTTGGATTCAGCCGCCGCGCCCGCCCCGTTGACGGCGATCCCGCTTCCCGTCGAGGAGGAAGCGTTGGAGGGGGCCGCGGCAGAGTCGGAGTTGGCGCAAAAACTGTCGGCGGGGAAATTCGTCGTCTCGGTGGAAATGGACCCGCCGCGCGGACTCTCGACTCACAAGTTGATCGCGGGCGCGTCCCTGCTGGCGGACGCGGGCGCGGACGTCATCAACGTGGCCGACAGTCCGATGGCGCGCATGCGGATGTCGGCGTGGGCGGTGTGCGACGTGGTGCAGAGGCGGGTGGGCGTGGAGACGACGCTTCACTTCCCGACGCGCGGGCGGAACCTGCTGCGCGTGCAGGGCGACCTGCTGGCCGCGCACGCGCTGGGAATCCGCAACGTGTTTGTGGTGATGGGCGACCCGACGTCAATCGGCGATTATCCCGAGGCGATGGACAATTACGACCTGGTGCCGTCGGGTTTGATCAAGTTGATCAAGCAGGGATTCAACGCGGGCGTGGATCACTCGGGGACGTCGATTGGACAGCCGACGAATTTCTTCGTGGGCGCGGCGTTGAATTTGTGTCCGCCCGATCTGGCGAATGAATTTAAGAATCTGACGCGCAAGGCAAAGGCGGGCGCGGATTATTTCCTGACGCAGCCGATCTACCGCGCGGAGGACGGCGAGGAGTTTTTGTCGAAGTACGAGGGTCGGCACGGCGCGTTGAACAAGCCTGTGCTGGTGGGAATTCTGCCGCTGGTGAGCGTGAAGCACGCCAACTTTTTGAATCACGAGGTGCCTGGGATTTCGATCCCCGACGAGGCGATTGCGCGCCTGGAAGCCGCAGGCGAGGACGCGGCGAAGGTGGGCGTGGAACTGGCGGTGGAGTTGATCGAGAAGGTCAAGCCGTGGGCGCAGGGGATTTATGTCATGCCGCAATTCCATCGGTATGATTTGGTGGCGGAGGTGGTGGAGAGGGTGAGGGGGTAG